The following are from one region of the Anaerolineales bacterium genome:
- the fabL gene encoding enoyl-[acyl-carrier-protein] reductase FabL, whose translation MRFEGKVALVTGSGRGIGRTIALRFAEEGADLVVNFFRNRDPAEETAEAIRALGRKAIVVKANIGEIEGIDQLFDTVEAEYGGLDIFVSNAASGYNRPVLQQKPKGWDWTMNINARALLFGGQRAAPLMESRGGGHIVAISSPGSFRVLPDYVVVGASKAALEALTRYLAVELSPLGIVVNAISPGIVETDALQHFDVLKDNTVIPQAIEATPAGRLVTPEDVAGLVAFLCSEEASMIRGQVILIDGGSTLPVHGVKFELPEE comes from the coding sequence ATGCGGTTCGAAGGTAAAGTTGCATTGGTAACGGGTTCGGGAAGAGGAATCGGGCGAACGATTGCGCTGCGTTTTGCAGAAGAGGGCGCAGATCTCGTGGTGAATTTCTTTCGCAATCGAGATCCGGCCGAAGAGACGGCCGAAGCCATTCGCGCTCTGGGTCGTAAAGCCATCGTCGTGAAAGCCAACATCGGCGAGATCGAGGGAATCGACCAGCTCTTCGATACCGTCGAAGCGGAATACGGCGGATTGGACATCTTCGTCTCCAACGCCGCATCGGGGTACAACCGGCCGGTTCTGCAGCAAAAACCAAAAGGCTGGGACTGGACGATGAACATCAATGCCCGCGCCCTGCTTTTCGGCGGCCAACGCGCCGCTCCGCTGATGGAATCCCGGGGCGGTGGGCACATCGTCGCCATCAGCAGCCCCGGCTCGTTCCGCGTGCTGCCGGACTACGTCGTCGTCGGCGCCAGCAAAGCCGCCCTCGAAGCTTTGACGCGTTACCTGGCTGTGGAGTTATCCCCGCTGGGCATCGTGGTCAATGCAATATCCCCGGGTATCGTCGAGACCGACGCCTTGCAGCATTTCGATGTGCTCAAAGATAACACCGTGATTCCGCAGGCGATCGAAGCGACGCCCGCCGGCCGGCTGGTGACCCCGGAAGACGTCGCCGGGCTGGTCGCATTTCTGTGCAGCGAAGAGGCGAGCATGATCCGCGGTCAGGTCATTCTGATCGACGGCGGATCGACGCTGCCCGTCCATGGGGTTAAATTCGAACTGCCGGAAGAGTGA
- the folE gene encoding GTP cyclohydrolase I FolE, producing MHDIEAAAELLSGVGIAKPEIEEAVRTLLTAFGEDACREGLERTPERVARMWDELLAGYRVDPYALINEAVFDVEYDQMVIVKDIEYYSMCEHHLLPFLGRAHVAYLPTDKVIGLSKIPRVVDLFARRLQVQERMTRQIADFLEAAIHPQGVAVVVEGLHLCSKIRGVKKSSARMVTSAMTGSFQTNELTRNEFLEHISRDTSAVSL from the coding sequence ATGCACGATATCGAGGCTGCTGCTGAATTATTGAGTGGAGTCGGAATTGCCAAACCGGAAATTGAAGAAGCGGTGCGAACGTTGCTCACTGCTTTCGGCGAGGACGCCTGCCGGGAGGGTTTGGAGCGTACGCCGGAACGCGTGGCGCGTATGTGGGACGAGCTCCTGGCGGGGTATCGCGTCGATCCGTATGCCCTGATCAACGAAGCCGTGTTCGACGTCGAGTACGACCAGATGGTCATCGTCAAGGACATCGAATACTATTCGATGTGCGAGCATCACCTGCTTCCCTTCCTCGGACGGGCGCACGTCGCCTATCTTCCGACCGATAAAGTAATTGGCCTGTCGAAAATCCCTCGCGTGGTGGACCTGTTCGCCCGACGCCTGCAGGTGCAGGAGCGCATGACGCGGCAGATCGCGGATTTCCTCGAAGCCGCCATCCATCCCCAGGGTGTCGCCGTGGTGGTGGAAGGACTGCATTTGTGCTCGAAAATCCGTGGCGTGAAAAAATCCAGCGCACGTATGGTCACCAGCGCGATGACGGGTTCGTTCCAGACGAACGAGCTCACGCGCAACGAATTCCTGGAACACATCTCCAGGGACACGTCTGCAGTATCGCTGTAA
- a CDS encoding dihydroneopterin aldolase, with protein sequence MEEDRILIKDLLLRGIIGINDWEREKRQDILINVMLFGDLRPAGESDEIADSINYRTITKQIIQHVETSQRFTVEALAADVARICLEADGVERVRVRLEKPGALRFARSVGVEIERRRGDFPSS encoded by the coding sequence ATGGAAGAAGACCGCATCCTGATCAAAGACCTGCTCCTGCGCGGTATCATCGGCATCAACGATTGGGAGCGTGAGAAGCGCCAGGACATCCTGATCAACGTCATGCTGTTCGGCGATCTGCGCCCGGCCGGCGAGAGCGACGAGATCGCCGATTCGATCAACTACCGCACGATCACCAAACAGATCATCCAACACGTCGAGACGAGCCAGCGCTTCACCGTCGAAGCGCTGGCGGCCGACGTCGCCCGCATCTGCCTGGAAGCGGACGGCGTGGAGCGCGTCCGCGTGCGCCTCGAAAAACCGGGCGCCCTGCGCTTCGCCCGCTCCGTCGGAGTCGAGATCGAACGGC